From the genome of Eublepharis macularius isolate TG4126 chromosome 12, MPM_Emac_v1.0, whole genome shotgun sequence, one region includes:
- the LOC129340151 gene encoding suppressor of cytokine signaling 3-like, which translates to MVPLCWCCPTAPAPAAAAMSGTAAPSYHFKSFCGEFERVESALERLEASGFYWGSLSGTEAKRLLTSQPPGVFLVRDSSDHHHLFTLSVRTTTGITNLRIQQQGSAFHLEALPGAGHPPAFRCVVQLVEHYLCLGRVEGGPCYMEREGQPPVPLALTHPLRCKVPTLQELCRRAVRGSVRGRGDTRAQLQGLPVPQGLLNSLCS; encoded by the coding sequence ATGGTCCCCCTGTGCTGGTGCTGCCCGACGGCACCTGCACCAGCCGCAGCAGCCATGAGTGGCACGGCCGCACCATCCTACCACTTCAAGAGTTTCTGCGGAGAGTTTGAACGGGTGGAAAGTGCCCTGGAACGCCTTGAGGCCAGCGGGTTCTACTGGGGTAGCCTGTCAGGGACTGAAGCTAAGCGCCTGTTGACCTCCCAGCCGCCTGGCGTCTTTCTGGTGCGAGATTCCTCCGACCACCACCACCTGTTCACCCTCAGCGTCCGCACCACCACGGGCATTACCAACCTGCGCATCCAGCAGCAGGGCTCAGCTTTCCACCTCGAGGCTCTGCCAGGTGCAGGTCATCCCCCAGCTTTTAGGTGCGTGGTTCAGTTAGTTGAGCATTACCTGTGCCTGGGGAGAGTAGAAGGGGGCCCCTGCTATATGGAGAGGGAGGGGCAGCCTCCCGTGCCCTTGGCGCTCACACATCCGCTCCGCTGCAAGGTGCCCACTTTGCAAGAGCTGTGCCGCCGGGCAGTgcgaggcagcgtgcggggcagAGGGGACACCAGGGCTCAGCTGCAGGGCCTGCCAGTGCCTCAGGGACTATTGAATTCGTTGTGCAGTTAA